The genomic window GAAGACCGGGCCGGGCCGACCGGTCTCCGCGTCCATGGCGTATCCGAACTCGATCCGGCCTTCTTCACGCAGGTGCACGAGGAACCACAGCGGGCCGTTCTCCCATACTCGTTCGAGCGTCAACGAGGTTGTTCGGTGCGTGGCGTCATGGCGATCACGCAGGGGCGTATCCGCACGCTCGACGCGAAAGTCCGGTGACCGGATCTGCATGAAGGTGGCGTTGCCCGAATCGAACCGCCCCTCCAGTTGATCTGGTTCGCGGCGCAGTAATACCAGGTTGCCGATGGCCGCGTGCACAGGACCGGCCCCAAACCGGTCCGCGTCGTCGCGCGCTCGATCAACGGGGCGGGAACGACCAGCACGTCGAAGTCCGCACCGGCACGAGCCAGCACGGAGTAAGGCGCGACGCTCCACCACGACCACGCCTGACGCGGGTGCCGGAACGTTCGGCCAGACAGCATCACGGGAAGCAGCCCTTCGACCGGCGTCGGGGTATGCCCCAACGTGTACTGCCGCCCGTCCCAGACCGATCCGGGGAGTACACCCCAGCCGTGCAGCGTGTATCGCACCGCGGCCACCCGGAGTTGCTTGGAGTACTGCCTGGTCACGTCTCGACTACTCGTCATGCTCACTGGCGATCCCGCCCGACTGCCGACTCGGAGTCCGTGCAAGCACGACGAGGCAGGGATCCGAGGGGAGCGGAGTCCCGCCTCGCCGTGCCCGGTTCCGGCCGGTTCGCCAGAGGGCCACTCGGGGGAAGAAGCCAACGAACCAGCCGGAGGCCTGAACAAACCTGCGAACAACCATCGGAGCAGGGAACCTCGGCGCCGTGGACGCGCCCGCTGGTGATCAGGAGTCGGGGATGCACACGCCTTCAAGATCAAGAGGCAACGTGGACAGGCGCTTCCCGGGGGCGCACACACCGCGGCCGGCCAGAAGTGGTCGCCACACACCCTGGTGAACCGTCTTCCACTCGACATGGCCTCCGCCATGTCGTCATCCGACACAGCGTGGTCCGTCGGCCTGCCGGTACTAGTCACCCACACGGTGTGCTTCCACGTTGCCATCGGGTCCCTCCTGAGCCTTCGGTCGCTTACGGACAACAAAACCGCAGGTCGGAGCCCCAATACACCCCGTGAGACAGTGATCTTGTGGAACAGCCAGTCCCTGCTCAACCGGGACACCTTGCTGCATGCTGGTCACGCGATACGGTTCGTGCCCACCAGCGAGGGAGGGGTCATGCCGTCTGCCGTACGAAGCCTGCGCCAGGAACAGCGGGAACTCGCGGCGAAACTACGGGCCGAGCACAAAACCTGGGTCGAGATCGCCGCCGCATTCTGCGAGCGTTACGGAGTGAACGTTCGTGCTGCCCTTCGCATGGCACGCGACTGGAGTCAGCGGGACGCCGCCGACCAGTGGAACCGTCGCTGGCCTGCTGAACCCAAAACGTTCAAGAACTTCTCGTACTGGGAACTGTGGCCCGGCCCAACAGGCCACGCGCCGTCACTCGACGTCCTGAGCCGACTCGCCGAGCTGTACGAGTGCAGCATCTCGGACTTGGTGAGCGACTGCGCCGACTTCCGTGCGGCCGATGCGGTCTTCCGAGACAACAGTAAATTGGCGCCGCTGCCCCCACCGATGGCAGCCAGGTGTCCCCTCGAAACCTGCAAGAAGCCGTCACCAAGTGGGAGCAGATCGACGTACACGAACTCGCCCGGCTCACGGCGGCGTGGGCCAGCCGCGCAGGCACCGGGGTTAATCGTCGGGCCCTGCTACTGAAGCTGAGTACTGCGCTTGCCCTCGCAGCCGCGTCACCGGCGTTAGCTGAAGACTCCGACGCGGAGATCGATTCCGCCACGGCCACGGTAGACGGCGACCTGTCCGGCATCTGGCACAGCCACTACATCTTCACGAGCACCGGACGCGCCAAGGACCTCGCGGGCGAGCACTACGTCGTGACGCATCATCGCGGTAACCGATTCACGGGCGAGAGCGTTCCAGCAGAAAATGGATCTCAGCTGAACCTCGATCTGACCCTGAACGGCTCGGTAGCCACCGGCACCTGGTCAGAACGCACCTCACCGGCCGGTTACTACCGTGGATCCGTCTACCACGGCGCCTTACAACTGGTTATCGACCCGATGGGCAAGACCATGAGGGGCATGTGGGTCGGCTTCGACCGCGAGTTCGCCGTCGACTCGAACACCTGGGAGCTGAACTGGATCCAAGCCCCGGCCGGTAAGTCGACTCTGCGCGAGTACCACTTCAAGGTCTAACGGACGCCTTCCGAGCCGGACAGCACCAGCGCGCGAGACCAGGTCTCACATGTTGATCATGTGGCCGGCGAGGCCGTGGATGGCTTCCTTGACGGCCTCACCGAGGCTGGGATGGGCGTGCACGTTACGGGCGACCTCGTGCACGGTCAGGTCCCACTGCTGGGCCAGGGTCAGCTCCGGCAGCAGTTCGGTCACCTCGGGGCCGATGAGGTGCGCGCCCAGCAGCTCCCCGTACCTGGCGTCGCTGAGGATCTTCGCGAAACCGACCGTGTCGCCGAGCCCGTGGGCCTTCCCGTTGGCGGTGAACGGGAACTTCGCCACCTGGACCTCGTAGCCCTGCTCGCGGGCCTGCTCCTCGGTCCAACCGAAGCTGGCGATCTGCGGCTGGCAGTAGGTCGCACGCGGGATCATGCGGTAGTCGAGTTCCATGGTCTCGGCGTCCGCGATGGTCTCGGCGGCGACGATGCCCATCGACTCGGCGGCGTGGGCGAGCATCAGCTTCGCGGTCACGTCGCCGATGGCGAAGATGTGCGGCACGTTCGTGCGGCAGCGGCCGTCCACCTCGATCGCGCCACGCTCGGTCGGCCGGACACCGGTGTTCTCCAGGCCGAAGCCTTCCACCTTGGGCTGGAAACCCATGGCCTGCAACACTTTGTCCGCTTCCAGGGTCTGCTGCTCGCCGTCCCTGGTCACCGTGACGACGACGTTCTCCCCACTGTCGTCAATGGAATCGACCCGGGTGGAGGTGAGTACCTCGATACCCAGGCGACGGTACCGGCGGGCGAGTTCGGCGGAGACCTCCTCGTCTTCCAACGGGACCATCCGGTCCAGGAACTCGACGATGGTGACCTTCACCCCGTAGTTGTGCAGCACGTAGGCGAACTCGACGCCGATCGCCCCCGCGCCGGCGATCACGATGCTGTCCGGCAGCTCCGACTCGAGGATCTGCTCCTCGTAGGTCACCACCCGCTCGCTCACCGAGGTCCCCGGCAACAGTTTCGCGCTCGCCCCGGTGGCGATGATGCAGTGGTCGAAGGTCACCGTGTCGGTCCCACCCTCGCTCCGCCGCACGTCGACGGAGTTCGGTCCGGTGAACGTGCCATGGCCGGTGAACTGGGTGATCCCGTTCTTCTTCATCAGGAAGTGCACGCCCTTGACCCGGCCGTCCGCGACCTTCCTGCTGCGCTGGTACGCGGCGCCGTAGTCGAAGGTGACCGGCCCGTCCGCCTGGATACCGAAGGTCCGCGCCTCGTGGGTGAACAGGTGCGCCAGCTCGGCGTTGCGCAGCAGGGCCTTCGACGGGATACATCCGACGTTCAGGCACACCCCGCCCCAGTAGCGTTCCTCGATGATCGCCGTGTCGTATCCGAGCTGAGCGGCCCGAATCGCCGCTACGTACCCACCAGGACCGGAACCCAGCACCACAACGTCGAAATGCTCACTCATGTGGGTCGATTATGCCGCTCCGGTGTCCGGTCATGCAGCCGGCGGGTCCTCCACGCGAACCTCGGCCAGCAGGTCGGTCACCGCCGCCATGATGCGCCTGGTCGCCCGCGCCGCGTCGGTGGCGCTCGGGCTCGACCCGGCCAGGTCGGACAGGTCCACCGGCGGGCCGGCGACCAGGTTGACCGTCCGGCGCGGGACGAACCGCGGCAGCTTCCGCCCGGCAGGCAGCACCTCGTGCGTTCCCCAGTTCGCCACCGGGATCACCGGCACACCCGTGTCGAGCGCGATCTTGCCGATGCCCGGCTTGCCTTTGCTCGGCCAGCCATCGTCCCGGGTGGAGAACCCGCCCTCGGGGAAGATCACCACGCACTCCCCCGCACCGAGGGCGGTCACCGCCCCGAGGTAGGCGTCCCGGACGCTGGCCGTGCCGCGATGCACCGGGATGTGCCGCCCCGAGGTCATCACCGCGCGCAGCACCGGCGCCTCCCACAGCTCCGCCTTGGCCAGGTATCGCGGCACCCGCCGCCCGGAAAGGCAGAACAGCGTCATGGTGACCGGATCGGCGAAGGAGAGGTGGTTCGACGCGATCAGCACTCCCCCGCGCTCCGGCAGGTGCTGGGCGCCCCGGATCCGCATCCGGGTGCCCAGCACCAGCAACGGCCAGATCAGGTCGATGGCCAGCCCGAACCAGCGCCCGCGCTCGCGCCGGGGGAACCGTCGCCCCAGCCGAAGCGCCTGGGCGCGGGTCAGCACGATGTCCGTCGAATCGTCGGTGGTGGAAATGTCGACACCCAAGCCCGTCAGCGGTCCGAGTCGGCTTCGACCGGCCACTCGGCAAGGTCCCGGACGATGCGCTGCGCACGCACCAGGCCGGGCAGTTCCGCCGGATCGAGCTCACCGCGCTCCGCCTTGAACTGGGCTTCGGCGAGTTTGGTCAGCAAGCCGACGACATCGACGGAGGACTGTTGTGTCATCGGCCTGTCATCTCCTCGGTACCCGTTACTACCCGCGTTCGAGTACGACCACCGGGATGTCCCGGTCGGTCTTCTCCTGGTACTCATCGTAGGACGGCCACACCTTGACCATCTTCGGCCACAGCTCCGCCTTCTCGGCCGAGCTCGCGGTGCGGGCGCGCGCAGTGAACTTATCCGCCCCCACCTGCACGCCGACCTCGGGGTCGGCCTGCAGGTTCAGGTACCAGCCCGGGTGCGAGTCGGCACCGCTTTTGGAGGCGACGATGACGTAGTCCCCCTCGTGCTCCTGGTAGATCAGCGCGAACTTGCGCGGCTGGCCGGTCTTCCTGCCAGTGGTGGTGAGGATCAGCACCGGGGCGTCGTTCTGCCAGATGTGCCCGACCTCACCGTCGGTCTCCTCGTAGCGGCGTACGTGCTCGTCGCCGAAAAGCATGCGGGTTTCCTTCCTGTAACGGTCTCGTGATCCAAAACTAACCACGGGCAGGGGCGGCGTGCTCGGTGAGCATTTCCACCATCAGGGTGGGATCGACGTTGCCGCCGGAGATCACCGCCGCGGTCCGGCCGGCGGGCAACTCGCCGGCATGGTCCAGGTAGGCCGCCAGCGCCACCGCACCGCTCGGCTCCGCGACCAGCCGTGCCCGGGATGCCAGCGCCGCCATCGCCGACCGGATCTCCCGCTCCCCGACCGTCACCACCCCGTCGAGCACCCGGCTCAGGTGCGCGAAAGTCAGCTCGGAAGGCTGCGAGCGCAGCCCGTCCGCGATCGTCCGGCTACGCCGCTCCACCGGCCAGTCGACCCGCGCACCGGCCGCCAGGCCGTCCCGCGTGTCGGCGGCCAGCTCCGGTTCCACCCCGATCACCTGCACGTCGGGGGACAACGCCTTGATCGCCGTCCCGATTCCCGAGGCCAGCCCACCCCCGCTCACCGGGATCAGCACCACGTCCACATCGGGCAGATCGGCGATGATCTCCAGGCCGGCGGTACCCTGCCCGGCGATCACGTCCTGGTGGTCGAACGGCGGCACCAGCACCGCGCCACGGTCGGCGACCAGCTCGTCGGCGGCGGACTCGCGTTCGGCGATCGGCACCAGCACCACCTCGGCGCCACACTCCCGGGTCCGGTCGATCTTGACCTGCGGGGTCACGTCCGGCATGACGATATGTGCCGGAACGCCGAAATGCCGCGCCGAGTACGCCACCGCCTGGGCGTGGTTGCCGCTGGAATAGGCGACCACGCCTCTCCTACGAGTCCGCTCGTCCAGCCGCGCGATCGCGTTGTGCGCGCCACGCAGCTTGAACGCGCCGATCGGTTGCAGGCTCTCCGGCTTCGCCCAGAGTGGGCGTCCCGGGTCCGCCCAGGGGCACGGCAGCAGCGGTGTGCGGACGACCGCGTCCCGGATCCGCTCGGCGGCGTCCCGGATATCGTTCAGAGTCACCAGATCCACGGAAGCCAGTCTGCCCCAGTGACGGCGACCACGGGTCGCGCGGCCATCGGCGACTACGGTCGGCCCACCCCCGGCCGCTCGAACCGCGGCCAGCCCGGCGACAGCAGATCCGGCCCGTCCGTAGACCACTCCGGCCCGGCGGACACCGGGTACAGCCTGGTCGTACCGCTCCTCGTGCTGCTCCCGCAGTTCCTGAAGGTCCTTCGTGGACGGATGAGCCCGATCGAGCGCCTTGACCCGCCCGGCCCGCGGCGCCGCTGGCGATGCCGGCCGGATGGACTCGCGCCCCGGGAACGGCCGACCGGGTGAAGCCGACGACGGTAGGTACGCGACGGCGACGACTCCCCCGTTCAGCCCGCACACGTACCACCGATCGGCGCACGGCGGCGCGGTAGCACATCCTGAAAGGCGCGGCAAGGCCCCTGGACGGCCGCCGGGCGCCGGCGCTGTGACGCACGTGACAAAATACGCGCATGACCACGGACTCAGCACCGAGATGGCGACGGCTGGAACCTGACGAGCGCCGGGAGCAGATCTTCGCCTGCGCCGCCGAGCTCTTCGGCGAGCGACCGTACGCCGAAGTGTCCACATCGGACATCGCGGCGCGGGCCGGTGTCGCCAGGGGCCTGATCAACCACTACTTCGGCACCAAGCGCGAGCTGTACCTCGCGGTCATCCGGCGGGCGATGACCGTACCGCACTTCGCGGTCGAGTTGCTGCCGGAGGGATCGCTGGAGAAGCGGACGCATGCCGCGGTGGACTGGTTCCTGAACATGGTGACCAAGCAGGGAAAGATGTGGCTGGCGGCCATCGCGCCGGAGGGCATCGGCAGGGACGCCGAGGTGGAGCAGATCCTCGCCGAGGCCGACCGGGAGTCCGCGGACCGGGTACTCGAAGCCGTCGGGATCGCGCCGGACAACAAGCACTGGGACGAGCTGAACGCGCTCATCCGGGCCTACGGCGGCATGGTGAAGGCCGCGGGCCGGGAGTGGCTGGTGCGCGGTGCGCTGAACCGGGACCAGGTGCACGCCCTGCTGAGCAAGTCCCTGCACACCCTCGTCGCCGAGGTCTTCCCTGCCGTACAGAACGAAACGACTCCCCCCTAGGAGTCACTCTTCCGGGCGTCACAACGCGGCGTTGTGTGAGAAAGTTGCCGACGACGCCGGAGATCATGGGAGGACATGGGTGTGTCGCGGTGGCTGTTGCCTGCCCTACTGGTGCTGCTGTGGCTGCTGCTCGGCGGCGCGAGTAGCCCGTTCCTCGGCAAGCTGAGCGAGGTCCAGAGCAACGACCCTGGTTCCTTCCTCCCGGCGACCGCCGAGTCGACCGAGGTGTCCGACCTGCAGGAACAGTTCACGGACAGCAGGCTGATGCCGGCCGTGGTGGTCTTCGAGCGGCCGTCCGGCCTCACCCCGGCCGACACCGAGGCGGTGCGGGTCAAGGCCGCCGAGTTCGCCCGGTCTCCGGGCCTGGTGGGTGAGACCTCATCGCCGATCCCGGCCGAGGACGGCGCCGCGGTTCAGCTGGTGCTGCCACTGTCCGGCGAGGACCCGTACCAGGCCAGCGAGCGTGTCAAGGACATCCGCGCCGACCTCGAGCGGGGGCTGCCGGACGGCCTGCGTGCTTTCGTCACCGGGCCCGGCGGCTACAACGCCGACTTCGCCGAGGTCTTCGGGCATATCGACGGGATGCTGCTGCTGGTGACCGCCTGCGCGGTCGCACTGATCCTGATCATGGTCTACCGCAGCCCGCTACTGCCGATCATCGTGCTGATCTCGGCCGGACTCGCGCTGTGCACCTCCTCGGCCATCATCTACCTGCTCGCCGAGCGGGACCTGCTCATCCTGAACGGTCAGACCCAGGGCATCCTGCTCATCCTGGTGTTCGGTGCGGCGACCGACTACGCGCTGCTGCTGGTGGCCCGTTACCGCGAGGAACTGATGCGTCAACCACGCGTGCTGGACGCGATGCGCACGGCCTGGCGATCCTCCTTCGAGCCGATCCTCGCCTCCGGCGGCACGGTGATCCTCGGCATGCTGTGCATGCTGGTCAGCGAGCTGACCTCGAACCGGAGCCTCGGCCCGGTGGTGTCGATCGGCATCGCGGGCGCGCTGCTGGCCTCGCTCACCTACCTGCCGGCGGCCCTGCTGCTGGTCGGCCGGTCCGCGTTCTGGCCGCAGGACGCCGTACCGCGCAAGCACCGGAAGGTCACCCACGGCATCTTCGACCGGATCGCCGAGCTGGTGCGCAAGCGCTCCCGGTGGACCTGGGTGGTCACCACCGTCGTCCTGCTGGCCGGGGTGGCCTTCGTGCCCTCGCTCCAGGCCAGCGGCACCACCCAGCAGGCGCTCTTCCTCGAGGAGGTCGAGGCCGTCACCGGGCAGGACGTGCTGACCGCGCACTTCCCCGGCGGCACCGGGAGCCCCGCCGTCATCATGGCCACCGAGCAGTCCGCGGGGCAGGTGCTGGACGCCGCGACCGCCGTCGACGGCGTGGCCGAAGCGGTGCCGACCCCGGCCGAGCCGGGCAACCCCGCGGCCGGGCCGAAGACCGTGGACGGCATGGTCGAGATCAACGCGACCCTGCGCGACCCCGCCGACTCGACGGCCGCCGAGCGGACCCTGCGCGAGCTGCGCGAGACCCTGCACGCCCTCCCCGGCGCGCGGGCGAAGGTGGGCGGGCAGACCGCGCAGCAGGTGGACATGCTCGCGGCGGCGACGCACGACCGCAACGCGATCATCCCGATCGTGCTCGTGGTGATCTTCGCCGTACTGGCGCTGCTGCTGCGATCCCTGCTGGTCCCGCTGCTGCTGATGGGCACCGTGGTGCTGTCCTTCGCCGCCACCCTCGGCGTCGGCGCGCTGGTGTTCAACGATCTGCTGAACTTCCCCGGCGCCGACCCGGCCATCCCGCTGTACGCCTTCGTGTTCCTGGTGGCGCTGGGCATCGACTACAACATCTTCCTGATGACCAGGGCAAGGGAGGAGACCGCGCGGCTGGGCACCGAGCGTGGCACGCTCCACGCGCTGAAGGTGACCGGCGGGGTGATCACCTCGGCCGGGGTGGTGCTGGCCGCGACCTTCGCCGCCCTGGCGGTGATCCCGGTGTTGTTCCTGGCCCAGGTCGCCTTCCTGGTCGCCTTCGGTGTGCTGCTGGACACCTTCGTGGTGCGCTCGCTGCTGGTGCCGGCGCTCGCCGTGGACCTGGGGCGGGTTATCTGGTGGCCGAGCCGGCTGGCTCGGGCTCCTCGGGCTCCGGCCGGACGTCCGGTTCCTGAGCCGGACGCGGAAGCCACAACGCCGCTACCGCGCCTACGAGGGTGACCCCGGCGAGGAGCACCATCGCGACTCCCATGGCGTCGGTGAAGCCGAGCCGAGCCACGGCCTGCACGGCGTGCCCCAGCGACCCCTCCACCCCGTCCAGCACCGCGGGCACGGTGCCCTGCGCCACCGCGTCGGTGTCGCGCAGCACCGCGTCGGCCACCGGCTCCGGCAGCCCGGCCTGCTCGATCCGCACCGGAATCGTGCGTAGCACCTGCCAGGACATCATCGTGCCCACCGCCGCGATGCCAAGGACCCCGCCGATCTGGGTCGCCATCTGCTGCAACGCCGAGGCGCTGCCGCTGGACTCCTCCGGGCTGGCGCCGAGGATCGCCTCGGTCGCGGCGATCACGCACAGGCCGGTGCCGAAGCCGACCAGCGCACCGGGCAGCAGCAGATCGACGAAACCGGACGTCGTGCCGAGCCCGGCGAGGCTGAACAGGCCGGCCGCGACGAGCAACAGGCCCGCGGACACCGGCCAGCGTGGGCCGAACCGCTGCGCGAGCAGTCCGCCGAGCGGCGCGGACAGCACCACGACGCAGGTGGGTGGCAGCATCCAGGCGCCGGCCTGAATCGGCGGGAGGCCACGCGCGTTCTGCAGGTACAGGGTGAGCAGGAAGAGCAGGCCGAACACGCCGAAGGAACTGAAGCCGACCAGCGCCGCGCCCAGGGTGACGGCGCGCCTGCGCAGCAGGCCACGCAGCGCGCCCGGAACCCCCTTCGGGGCCCCCTTCGACTCCACCACGGCCCAAAAAGTGAGTCCGATCACAACGGCGGCGACCGGGACGTTCAGCAGGAAGACGGCTTCCCAGCTGAAGCCCTGCACGATCACGCCGCCGATCACCGGACCCAGCCCGATGGCCAGCGCGTTCACCCCGCCCCACACGCCGAGCGGCAGACCGAGCTTCCCGGGCGGGAAGGCGTTGCGCAGCAGGGCGAGCGCCGCCGGCTGCAACAGCGCGCCTGCCAAACCCTGCAGCACCCGGAACAGCACCAGCGCGGTGACCGTACCGGACAGCGCGATCCCGAGCGACGCGAGACCGAAGAGCAGCACGCCGAGCACGAAGGTCCGGCGCCGCCCGATCCGATCGGCAAGCCGGCCCGCGGGCAGCAGCGCGATGGCGAGCGCCACAAGATAGGCGTTCGCGATCAGTTCGAGTTCACCGAGGGTAGCGCCCACCTCGGCGGAGATGTAGGGGGCCGCGATCGTGGTCGCGGTTCCGTCCAAGCCGACCAGCACGCCGCCGAGGACCGTGGCGACCAGGGTCAGCCATGGCCTGCCGCGCGAGGCCCGTTGAAGAACCCCCTGCTCAGGGCCATTTTCCGTGGTGGTCCTGCCGAGCTCGCCGTCTGCCACGTATCCGCCTTCCCTCGCGGGCTACTAGGATGACGCCCCCATGCGCATCGCCTACCGGCACCCCCGGCGCTCGAGCAGCGACGACCCTCGCGTGCTCATCCGCGTCACACCCGACCGCGCAGAGTCAGTACCTCACACGCTATGACATCTATCCAGTGGGTGAAAAACCCCCACCCCTGGCTTGCGCCCCGTTGGCGGTATGGCTACGGTAATGCTCGCTCATCAGCCGATAGCGTGATTTCGCGCTCCACGATCCCCACACTGTCGTGGTGGTTGCCGAATCAACAAATGGAACGCACCAGCTGAGACGAAACACATTCGCAAACAGCGGGCGAAGACGTCCCTGTGTGCTGCGATGGGCAACCTGACAGCCAGCATGCCCTCTAACAACCGTGTAGGTGAATGCATATGTCGTTGGCTGAGCACCCGCCTTCGGACGGCGTGGTCCCCGAGCTGCGACCACTTACGACTTATTTGTTCGATCGTGCGGGCAGTGTTGACCCCGCGTTCACACAACTCGACTACTCCACCGAGCGCACCGGCGTCGAGCACACCATCGGCTGGAACGAGCTCGCCACGAGAGTGCGCGCCACCGCCGCGGCACTGGCCGACGTCACCACTCGCGGCCAGCGGGTGGCCGT from Amycolatopsis cihanbeyliensis includes these protein-coding regions:
- a CDS encoding threonine ammonia-lyase gives rise to the protein MDLVTLNDIRDAAERIRDAVVRTPLLPCPWADPGRPLWAKPESLQPIGAFKLRGAHNAIARLDERTRRRGVVAYSSGNHAQAVAYSARHFGVPAHIVMPDVTPQVKIDRTRECGAEVVLVPIAERESAADELVADRGAVLVPPFDHQDVIAGQGTAGLEIIADLPDVDVVLIPVSGGGLASGIGTAIKALSPDVQVIGVEPELAADTRDGLAAGARVDWPVERRSRTIADGLRSQPSELTFAHLSRVLDGVVTVGEREIRSAMAALASRARLVAEPSGAVALAAYLDHAGELPAGRTAAVISGGNVDPTLMVEMLTEHAAPARG
- a CDS encoding TetR/AcrR family transcriptional regulator, giving the protein MTTDSAPRWRRLEPDERREQIFACAAELFGERPYAEVSTSDIAARAGVARGLINHYFGTKRELYLAVIRRAMTVPHFAVELLPEGSLEKRTHAAVDWFLNMVTKQGKMWLAAIAPEGIGRDAEVEQILAEADRESADRVLEAVGIAPDNKHWDELNALIRAYGGMVKAAGREWLVRGALNRDQVHALLSKSLHTLVAEVFPAVQNETTPP
- the lpdA gene encoding dihydrolipoyl dehydrogenase — translated: MSEHFDVVVLGSGPGGYVAAIRAAQLGYDTAIIEERYWGGVCLNVGCIPSKALLRNAELAHLFTHEARTFGIQADGPVTFDYGAAYQRSRKVADGRVKGVHFLMKKNGITQFTGHGTFTGPNSVDVRRSEGGTDTVTFDHCIIATGASAKLLPGTSVSERVVTYEEQILESELPDSIVIAGAGAIGVEFAYVLHNYGVKVTIVEFLDRMVPLEDEEVSAELARRYRRLGIEVLTSTRVDSIDDSGENVVVTVTRDGEQQTLEADKVLQAMGFQPKVEGFGLENTGVRPTERGAIEVDGRCRTNVPHIFAIGDVTAKLMLAHAAESMGIVAAETIADAETMELDYRMIPRATYCQPQIASFGWTEEQAREQGYEVQVAKFPFTANGKAHGLGDTVGFAKILSDARYGELLGAHLIGPEVTELLPELTLAQQWDLTVHEVARNVHAHPSLGEAVKEAIHGLAGHMINM
- a CDS encoding nitroreductase family deazaflavin-dependent oxidoreductase is translated as MLFGDEHVRRYEETDGEVGHIWQNDAPVLILTTTGRKTGQPRKFALIYQEHEGDYVIVASKSGADSHPGWYLNLQADPEVGVQVGADKFTARARTASSAEKAELWPKMVKVWPSYDEYQEKTDRDIPVVVLERG
- a CDS encoding lysophospholipid acyltransferase family protein, giving the protein MGVDISTTDDSTDIVLTRAQALRLGRRFPRRERGRWFGLAIDLIWPLLVLGTRMRIRGAQHLPERGGVLIASNHLSFADPVTMTLFCLSGRRVPRYLAKAELWEAPVLRAVMTSGRHIPVHRGTASVRDAYLGAVTALGAGECVVIFPEGGFSTRDDGWPSKGKPGIGKIALDTGVPVIPVANWGTHEVLPAGRKLPRFVPRRTVNLVAGPPVDLSDLAGSSPSATDAARATRRIMAAVTDLLAEVRVEDPPAA
- a CDS encoding MMPL family transporter, which encodes MGVSRWLLPALLVLLWLLLGGASSPFLGKLSEVQSNDPGSFLPATAESTEVSDLQEQFTDSRLMPAVVVFERPSGLTPADTEAVRVKAAEFARSPGLVGETSSPIPAEDGAAVQLVLPLSGEDPYQASERVKDIRADLERGLPDGLRAFVTGPGGYNADFAEVFGHIDGMLLLVTACAVALILIMVYRSPLLPIIVLISAGLALCTSSAIIYLLAERDLLILNGQTQGILLILVFGAATDYALLLVARYREELMRQPRVLDAMRTAWRSSFEPILASGGTVILGMLCMLVSELTSNRSLGPVVSIGIAGALLASLTYLPAALLLVGRSAFWPQDAVPRKHRKVTHGIFDRIAELVRKRSRWTWVVTTVVLLAGVAFVPSLQASGTTQQALFLEEVEAVTGQDVLTAHFPGGTGSPAVIMATEQSAGQVLDAATAVDGVAEAVPTPAEPGNPAAGPKTVDGMVEINATLRDPADSTAAERTLRELRETLHALPGARAKVGGQTAQQVDMLAAATHDRNAIIPIVLVVIFAVLALLLRSLLVPLLLMGTVVLSFAATLGVGALVFNDLLNFPGADPAIPLYAFVFLVALGIDYNIFLMTRAREETARLGTERGTLHALKVTGGVITSAGVVLAATFAALAVIPVLFLAQVAFLVAFGVLLDTFVVRSLLVPALAVDLGRVIWWPSRLARAPRAPAGRPVPEPDAEATTPLPRLRG
- a CDS encoding MFS transporter; this translates as MADGELGRTTTENGPEQGVLQRASRGRPWLTLVATVLGGVLVGLDGTATTIAAPYISAEVGATLGELELIANAYLVALAIALLPAGRLADRIGRRRTFVLGVLLFGLASLGIALSGTVTALVLFRVLQGLAGALLQPAALALLRNAFPPGKLGLPLGVWGGVNALAIGLGPVIGGVIVQGFSWEAVFLLNVPVAAVVIGLTFWAVVESKGAPKGVPGALRGLLRRRAVTLGAALVGFSSFGVFGLLFLLTLYLQNARGLPPIQAGAWMLPPTCVVVLSAPLGGLLAQRFGPRWPVSAGLLLVAAGLFSLAGLGTTSGFVDLLLPGALVGFGTGLCVIAATEAILGASPEESSGSASALQQMATQIGGVLGIAAVGTMMSWQVLRTIPVRIEQAGLPEPVADAVLRDTDAVAQGTVPAVLDGVEGSLGHAVQAVARLGFTDAMGVAMVLLAGVTLVGAVAALWLPRPAQEPDVRPEPEEPEPAGSATR